TGGTAGCACTCCTCCTGGTAGGAGGAGTGTTATGGTACAAGATTCACGAACCCACCCGAATTGTTCTCGATCTTCCCGGATATGTGGTCTGGCCCAAGTCCGACGTTTTTCGTCTCAGAGAAGATATGGTGGCCAACTTCCTGCGTGAGATCGGTAAAGCCCTCTATGAGGTTAACCCGGGCTCGTACAACATCATGGACGTAGGCTCGCGGGTCAGCCCCCATGTCGTTCGGGCGTTTCGGGATGTGTACGGACCACTGGCGGCTTCTGGTGATTCTCAGAGGATCGTATGGGATCTCCGTGAAATCCGTCGTTATGTGGACCCGAAACGGCCCAAATACTTAACGATCGCCGCCCGAGCCAACCGGGCTCGCTACCGAGTCCGCAACGGCCTTCCAGAAATCACCACGGAAGAGGTGATCCACCTTTTTTATTTAAGCGAAGTGATTCCCACTCCGGATAACCCGGTAGGCCTCCGGCTTGACGGCGTGCAGGAATATCGTGGACCGGAAGGAGAGAAGCTCTGGCAATTGACCGTTCCCGTGGCCGGTTCCGTGGACCCTTCGACCAAAGATTCGATTTTGCCACCGAAAAGTAGTTCAAGCGACTCATGAAAAGATTCTTGCCCACCTTTGTTCTATTGTCTTTTTGGCTCCTAGGCCTTCGGGCTTTGGGTCAAAATCCTTATCCAACGTTCCCGTATGGCTACGGTGATAATCCTTCCTCTCAGAATCCCAACCCCATTGTGGAAGAAGAGGCTCCCCCGGTTACCATCAATGGAAAGAAAGTCGAAGAACTGAGTGAAGAAGAGCTTTTGGAATTTCTTCAAAATAAAGTTCGAGACATTGAGCAAGACGATGGTCAAGTTGAGATCCTGAGGGTCGCACCCGGATATCCGTTGGTCCTTGCGTTTTCGGATCCAGTCCTTGGTTGGGAAGTCGGGGACCCCAAACTACTAGAAATTAGCCGGAAAAATTCGACTCTGGTGCTTCGCCCGATGGACCGTTCGGGCGATACAACACTTGTCGTGTTCTTTAGCGGGAACCGCACGCGCCCCTACCATGTTTTCGTCGAGGAGAGCTTTGCTACGGGGATGACGCTCCTGCGCGTTGCGCCCTTTGATTCCCTGGCCCACAAAATTATGTGGGCTTCTGGGCCCGATGGCCAGTACGGCGGGGTAGCAGATATCGCTCGTGTTATCCAGAACTACGATCTTTTGGTTCGGGAAAAGGCGCTCAGTCCCCGAGAAGTACATCGGATCCCCATTTTTAAGCATTCCGAACTGACCGGATTCGATTACTATTATGTGTACCGGTTTTCTTCGGGACCTATTGCCATCTCCTTTTCGTGGCGTAATCCTTTCCCCTATCGAGTCAGACTCGATGAATCAAGTCTCCGGGTCGCCATTGGAAATTCCCGATTCATTCCTGATTTCGTTTCCGTGAACCACGAAGTTCTTCCCCCTGGAAGGGCTACGAGCGGATTTCTCGTTCTTTTAGATCCACCTTTCCACCCAGCACAACCCTTTAAACTCGTTTGGAAAACGGAGTAGCCAATAAGAAACTATGTGGGATCGAAAGGGTTTGCTTCTTGCACTCGCCGGGCTGTTGGGGGTTGGAACTGTTTTTTTTCTTTTGCCTTTAATTCCCCTCAAAGATTTCTGCCGCCGGATCGTGACGGAAGCCTTTGTTACGTACCACCACATGGAGGTTTTGGGCAAAGGAAGTGTTTCGGCTAAAAAAACGGAGCCCCAACGCCCCACCAAACCCGCTAAGATCGAGAAGGTTTTGATCGAAAAGGGCAAAGAGACTCCCCTCTCGGGCGTGATCCCTCAAACCATGGCCCCCGAAGCTCCTCCTCCTAAACCTCCCGCTCCTCCGGTAGCTATTACTTCCCCCTCTTTTGGCAAAAAAATCGCACTTAACCCTGGGGATACTCCTTCGCCCGATCGCGAAGCCCCCGTTCCCAGAGGCCTTATGACTCAAACCCCTCTGGCGGAAGGGGGATCCTCTTCTCCCCAACACGTTGTGACGCGTTGGAAAGCCAAGCGATATCTCTTTCGAAACCTTTCGGATACCGCTTTAACAGGCACAACAGGAACGGAAGAAAAAGGCGATTTTTCATCGATTAACCCTCAAACCTTTGCGCCCAGGGGTGAAATGATCGAAGCGGCCCTGGTTAACTGTGCTTTTTCCTCCAATACTGAGATTGATGTTGTTGGTGCGGTCTGGCTTCCCTTTTATTTCCAGGGACATCTTCTTTTGGAACCCGGTTGCCGCCTGTTGGGAACCGCAAGCCGAGGCAAGCTGCGCGACCGAATGAGGGTCCGATTCGATCATATTATTTTAAAGGATGGCCGGTCCTTACCCATCGATGGTGTGGCCCTTCATACTGACGGAACCGAGGGTATTAAGGGGTATGTGATCAGTGAATGGGCCAAGCGTATCATTGCTCCGATGACCGCAGAGCTTGGACAGTCGTTTTTATACGCCCTTCAATACCAGAGCTATACGTATACGATGACCCCTCTCGGGCCCTACGGGGTCCCGAAGGATCAATCAATGACAGGGGCTTATCAATACGCTGGAACCTACGGTGGCATATCTGCGCTGCAAAAGATACAAGAGCTTTTGGTTGAAGATTTGGAAGAATATCGTCCATATGTGTTTGTACCGGCTGGAACGCGATTTCGTGTCTATCTGAGAAAGTATGTAGATGTTTCGCAAGCCGATTATGGAAAATAAAAATAAAAGGGAGGATATATGAATAACAGGTGCGTTACTTTTGCTTTCATCGTTGGAGGTACGATTATCTTTTGCGGTTGCTCAGGTAACCCAAGCCAGCGCATGGGCGCTCTTCCCGTCGATCCCGCGCTGATCCAAAACAGTTACGACTATACAAAACCATACGACGTTCAGGACAAAGGAAAGCCGGCTTACGTTTTGCCCGTAATCAATCACGGATGGGTGAAGGCTCAGGTAGACCCCAAGACGGGTCAATGGATTGGCGGGCACTACGTAGGGACGGTTGTGGAACAGGGTCATTGGGCAACCTTGGAAGAGGCTGAACTTTCCGGGCGACCCTACCTCAGAGCCGATAACGGGCAGGTGATCGTTCCCGATCCGGTCCAGAAAAATCCAGGCACCTCCGATGGAGGAGTAGAAATTGACCTGGTGACTCTCCGCGAGCGCGTGCAGAAGTTGGAAAAAAACATGTCAGAAGTTCTGCCGCCGGAAGAACTGCGCAGGGGTCTCGGAGAAACCGATATCCAGGCCAAACAGGATTCGATCCCGGAAAAGGCACTTCCGGGCATCGTTGTCGGAGATCCCTCAGAAGGAGCGGGTGTCCACCAGGCTGTGGGCAGCACGACACGGACTGTCTCCTTCGCCACGGTAGGGGAAGAGGAACCGAGGGGAACTCGAACAACCGAAGCTCATAGTATTTCTCCGCGTGCCACAGACCTAAAGTCTTTGGAGATCCCGGTCGGCAAGCCTGGAGAAAAGATGGCCGTTCGAGCGCCAGCCGGGGACTACTTGGTGGTGGAATTTGAACCGGACAAGAAGGTGCAAGTGACTTACCGGAACAAGACCATGCAAAAGCCGATTCCTCCCGGGAAGGACGTCCTTGTACTGACTCTTCCTGCTGATTAAAGAGTGTCCGGCACGGCGGTCCGGATAATTTGGCGTACGCATCATGCGTATTTGCGCCGGATACCGTTCCTAAAACCATAGCCAACCATTGGCCTATCTGGGAAGATCATCCGGGACGCTGGCCGAACAGCGCTGCTGAGGATTCGCGTGGCGAGGTTTCAGAGGCAAAGCTCGGGTAGCGGCCCATTCCCGCGTTCTCTGCGGCAGAGGCCCGGGAGGAAGCCATTGGCCTTCAACCGGAGATGCGCTGCATGCACCGCTTTGAGCCTATTCCCAAGCGCCGGCCAGATGGAGCATAGATGCTTCGTCCGATTGCTTGCGGGCAGGGCGAAGGTGACATGACCTGCGTCGCAGGTGGGCGCTACCGCCTCCCACACCCACGGCCGTTTAGACAGACCCAATCCTCTCGGAGCGAGAGCACGAGGCCGCCCCCCTGGCAAGAGCGGGTGCCACGACGACGCGCGTGATTGATCGCACCGATCACAGACGTGTCGGCCGGGTCGACTTCGATCACCTCGACTTCGGCACGAACAAAAGCCGACTTGAGCCATCACGATCGCCTTACCAATAGGCGAAGGAAGAGAGCAAGCAAGCTCGAACGGAACTTACCGACTCCAACTCGAGTTATCGCTTGCGAAGGTTCCATCGTTCGATCACCAGCGGCTTACCCGATTCAGCACGGGCCCGGGTGATCTCTTTGCACGCACCAGTAAAAATCTCTTTGGCCTGCTTCTCCCTTTTGCCAAGAAGATTCAGTCCGATCCGGCGGCGGATTCTTGCGAGATTGCCCAGGCGGCCGATTTTGCCCAAGGCGCGATGATCCTCGTTCGTGTCGATGCCGACACCTCCAGCAAGGCGGTGTGCCCCCAGAAAAGGAGTCCGCACCTCGACGCTTGGCAACCACCCGCTACCACTTTTCTATCCCGCACGAAGCGGTAGCTTAAGCGCCAATCCCTCCGCCTCCGGACCGGTGTATCGGTCTTGGGTTGTCGTGGTCACCATCCGGCTTGCGGAGAGCGCCTGAGGGATTACTTGCTCGCCGTAGGCGAGGCGGACGCGCTCGAGAACCAGGTATTGGCTTGGGCTCTCCCATCCGTCCGATGCAGGCTTCTTTTCTCGGGCTCGCGGAAAAGCTTTTCCGCGCTCCGGATCCCGCTCCTTAGCCTGATCAATGAGCTCGGGCCGCGGCTCGCCGATCGAAGCGATTTTTCCTTCACGCTCGGACCCGGAGGGCATGGAACTCTGGGACGGCCAAGCCGAACCGCGGCAGGAAGAATCGCGTAATTTTCTTCAGCGAAACACGAGCCCGCATCTTGCAGAAAAACCCACTGCGCTCGCCCGTAGAGCGCCGCATAGGTCTTAAGCAGCTCCCCCTGCTCGGCCGTCACCCGCAAACCGCGTCGGGTAAGCGAAAACACGGAGCTTCCTCATGCGATCGCTTCGAGCGCCTTCTTGGCGCGGTTTCGAGCAAATCTCTTCCGGTAAAGCCTAGCACACAAGGACACAAGGGTCTCATACAGATGGCACACCATATCGTCGATCATCCCATTCGGACCCACCACCAGGATAGATCGGCCCTGCGCGGTCCATGCCGCTTCCCGGTACTCGAAACCGATAGGGATCACTCGGTCGCGCTGCTCGACCAGGATGACGCCAACCTGTGGATCACACACCTGCCCAACAAGCCCCCTGCGATGGCCGTTCATCCCCGAGCCGACCTTCTTGACGGCCTTGACGATCCCCAACTCTTTGTTTGAGGGCCAACTCGGAAAACCCAAGCCACCTGTCTGTCTCAATCGGCTTTTGGATCGGCGCTCGCACACACGCGCATAAAGGGCCACGCTACCGGGTGGTGCCGCCTCCGCCTCCGTGTGCACGATTACTGTCCCGGGCGACAACTATTCTGCGGGAAGAGGCAAACGCCTCTGCTTCCCCATCCGCCAAGTCGTCTTGTAGCCAACACCCTGCCGCTGGGCCCGTCCAGCTAACTTGATCGGGATATAGTACGATCCAGAGCCTTACGTGCCCATACCCTTTTTAGCTGTCGGCACCCCTCAAAGGGGGAAACGCCCGAGCCAATGGGCAGTACGCTCTTATTCAGGTCGAACGGCTCGATCAAGGACGCGGCGCGTCGTGTGGTGCGCACGATGGTTTGATTCCTGCCTTCGGACCAAAAGAGATTATGCTTTCGAAGGATCCGGGTATAAAATTGCACCATCGTTTTCCTAGCACCTGAGTCCCATGATCCCGGACGAGAGGTGGCTTTCTCAGGGGCTTGTGACGTCGGCTCGATAGGCAAAAACGTTACAGCCGCTGCTTAAAAGATCGCGCTTGGCTAAGCCTCATCAAGTAGTGGTTTTTTTCGTGCCATGGTAAGCGACCGAGAGGTGTGGCTCGCTTGTCCGCAAGCTGGCAATCAAGAAAGGGATACAGCGGGACATTTCCGCCAAGGGTTGGCTGCGAAGCAAGTCCACCGGCTCCACCGGGCCACGGATTTTCTAGCGAAAAACTCCCGGGGAGGGGTAGGGACAGTTTAAGCTCTGGGCTTAGGCTTTTCCGTCGGCTAAGCAACGTCGTGCTTCGCTCGAGCTTGGGGTTTCTGTCCCACCCGAACCGCCGGTTTCTGGTCTTGAATATGACGAATTTCCTGCTCGGCTTTGGTAAGATCCAGGTCTAACCGTGTACACAGTTCACGGACGATCGCCGGAACGTCGGTCAGCGGCTCGGAGGCTAGTTTGGCCATAACCAGAAGATCTAGCAGCAGGGCAAGGAGGGTTTCCCTTCGCTTTTCGTTGGCAAAAGGATTCGGGTTTTCTTCCGGAGACCACTCAATTCGGTGACGAGCCAGGATGGTTTCGGAAATTTCACGCGGGAGAATACTGGTCGCACACCACACCAGTAAATCCTCGATCGGAACGTCGGCTCCGTTGGCAACCTTTTGTGCCGCTTCGTAGACGAGACTAGAAACCGACATCTGGATAAATTCCTTGTACTGGTTCTGTCTCTCCTGTTGGATTCGCTCTTCTTCCACCGCAGCCCATAGATCTTTTGCAAATTGATAGTTCCTGGACTTCAAGCAATACAGGGCCTCTCGCTTGAGGACCAGGGTATGGATCGTCCCCATCGGGCTTCGGGCAAGAAAGACACGAAGGCGCTTCTTTTTCTTTTTGTCGGGGTCTTTTACCAAATCTTCGGCCAGAAGAGTCGACCATAAGCGACCTTGAGGATCCCAGGAGCACTGCGTGTCTAGATCCGCATATTCCGAAGTCTTGCGGAGCCGGGTTGTCCCAGGGGAGAACTCACGAAACGATTCGTCTTCCGACAGGACTTCCATCCCCTCGGCTTCGGCTCGGGAACAACGGAGCTGCCAGTAAGCGTCTCGTTTTTTTGCAAAACACTCAGGATCCGTGCAGATCCACTCGTCGTCCGTCTCGGGATAGAGGTCCTTAGCATTCCCCACTCGCTTGGGACAAGCGACGCAGGAAGGTTCTCCGGGAACCAAGTCTTCGGAGTGAAGCGGGAAGCAAGCCTGTTTGAGTTTCAAGGTGAAATTGCTACGAACCCACAATTCGATTTTTTTGGAGTCCCAATCCTTCTGCAGGGCTTCCGCTGCCGCTTTCGCCCGAATATGTTCGACCGGGATGCGCGCAATCGTCCATCCTAATCGGGCTGTGATCTTGCCCGCGCGCACAGCGTTTTTTGCGGCCTCCGGCAACCGATTCAAAAGTAGCATTCTTGAGACATAGTCTCGATGTTTTCCGATGGTCTCGGCCACCTCTTTGATCAACAGTTTCCCCGTCTCCTGCAGCCGCTTGAGCGCTTCACTCTCTTCGATGGGATTGAGGCTTTCTCGCTGCACATTTTCCGCTATCTGAATCTTCAAGGCGTCTAAATCATCCACTTCCCGCACAATGGCAGGAACTTCCGTGGCGCCTAGCAGCTGAAGGGCTCGCCATCTTCGTTCCCCAGCGACAATCTCGTACTTCCCATCAGGCTTTTTCCGAACCACGATGGGCTGCTGGAGCCCGCAAGAACCGATACTTTTTGCCAGGTCTCGAATCGCTTGCGGATCCAGGGTCGTTCGAGGGTTCCATCCTGCCGGTTGCAAGACATTGATCGGAACTCGTTCTATGTCGGAAGCATCGAAAGCAGAAAAAGTCGGCTTTGTTTCCTTTTTCGTTTGCTTTCCTTTTAAGCTCATTGTTTCCCTCCAACCCTTTTTGCGCGTTTACGTTTTTTTCCTTCACCAGTTGATATCTGCCAGGATGATTCGGATGTTGCGCTGGAGACCGACCAACACTTCGTCCTTCACCCTGGCATGCTTTGCCCTGAGCCACCTCCTCCCCGCCCGTCATCGGAAAAGTCAGCTCTTTGGGGGGAAGAACACGACCGATCGGGAACAGGCCACCTCGCTTCCCCAGGGTTCCTGGGAAATCTCCCAGCGTGCTGTAACCAGGGGCAGGCGAGCCTGTGCTCGAATCTGGGGTTTGCAACCCAAGAAAGGAGACAGGCTGCCTGCTCCTTTCAACCCGTGCCGCAAGGTCATTCTTCCCGCGGCAAGCACCCTGCAAGAGCTCGATTCCCCCGTGTTCCATCCCACGCCAGCAAAAGTAGGATCTAAAAACCCATAAAGCAATAAGATTTTTTCTTTCTATTAGATTAAGAAATCTTTACATTTTCGATGATCTGCACATCATTTTTCAACGATCTAAAAAAGCAAATATCTCATAATCAAGACGTTATAAAAAATACCCCTAGGTTTCACACAAATGTCATATATTTGTAACATTTTTGTTACAAATTGGAGACTATGTAAGTAAGAATCGGCAGTGTTGGTGACTGTATCGATGGTTGTGTGTGCGCCGCCGCCGAGAAAAAGCCAAAAGATTCCGCCGAAGATCTTGCCTTTGCCTTATTTACACAGAAGCCGGGGAAGCTTTTTTCACATACCCAATTGGGAAAGGCCTATCGAACCCTTGAAACACTCCGTCCCGGTCTTTTTTCCCACCACGTGGGTCAGCTTTCCGATGGCTGTGTCCCGCTTCAAGTCAACCATCCCAAAGGGGAGGGGTGCGGCAACAAGTTCGAGAAAAATCCCAACGCGTTTTCAATGCGACGTGCCAACGAAACAGGACAGCTCTTATCTAGCGGAGGAGTTCAAAGCAGCCAGTCTCGGCAGGACCCTGCAGGAGAAAGCCACGCTTTGAAAAGCCAACGAAAGGGAGCCATTTGGGATCCAAGGCCGAAGAAGAAAGCACGGGACTTGAAGGCAGCCTATCTCTCCGGAACGATCGAAAGAGTGCTAGAGGAAAGGTCTTCTGGTGCGGCTGTGGATAGGCGAACACCTTTCCTTCCCGTCACTTGTCTGGCGGACGGCGGCACGGGCTCCAGCTACAGGAGTCCTGTGCCCCCGAGGGCGGGAATGTCTTTTTTGGTCGGGATAGCTCTATTGCCAAAGGAGGTGGAGAAAGTTTTTTCCGAGAAAGGTTTTTTCCCTTACCGCCTCTTTACCGAGCCTTTGGGCTTGAGGGGCATCTTTGAAGCGCTCTGCGTCGGGCAAACGGCACAAGCTTCTTAGCGTCTCTTTTTCAAGCTAGGTAGGGATCCTTCCCATGACAGAACGGGCAAGAAAGGGGGTCGAATCTCTTTTGCGCTGGCTCTGTCACATGGGCAGCTAAATCTTTTGGACCACCCTATTCCCACTGGAGGAGGTGAAACAATTCATGCGAGTTCAAGTGTACCCACGTCGGTTCCAAGGCGTCCAATGGCTTGCGGTCACCCTGATCATGGGATGCGTGATGCTCCCGTGGAAAAGAGCTTATGCTGGGCGGCCTGTTTCCGTAGACGCCTTTATCGGTCAGGCTGGGCAATGGGCAACCACGGTCCAGCAGGATTTGGATTGCATCCGAGGGGATGTTAACCAAATCGAGCAACACACCCAGGCAACCATGGGCCATACTGGAAGGCTTGAAGACATGGCACAAGGGACGAAAAACTCCTACGCCAAAATGGCTAAGATCAGCGAGCTTTCCAATCTTGCTGGGATGCTCCGGAGTGTACCCCTTTTTGGGAGTAACGGGATGAACGATCCCTTGCTGTGGGCGACCCTTTTTCTTTTGAGAAACGGAGGCCTGACAGGTAACGCCTTGGGTGTGCCTCCGAACGCTTTCACGCCTGGCGCATCACCAATTCCCGGAGGTTCTCCGGGCATCGTGGGAGGATCGTCACCCGGGAGCATGGGGATGATCAACCCCAATATGGTCGCGGGGAATATCTTGGGATATTCGGGGATGCCCATCGGACTGGAAGGCTTCCCACCACAGATTTTAACCCCCCTCAATTCCGACCAATTTGCCGCAGCTCAGCAGTTAGCCCAGAACTTCTCGCAAAGCCCACAGTATCCAGCAGTCTATAATGCGGCAATGAGTGAGCTCGGACAGCTAGCGGGGGGAGGACAACAGAATGTTCCTCTTCAGGGGGTTCAGATGGTGGCAGACGGGGCTTTTATCCGGCCGGTTGTACCCGAGGTTGATCCCACCTACATGGCGGTCATCTGGAGCCGTACCGGTACGGAAGTTGTGCTTTTCTGGGCCAACCAGGGTACAGGGGCTAACTATTCGCCGATTGGCGGGATGAACCCCTTTCTGGCTCCCAACTTGGGGAGTATCCTTGCGGGGCAGCAGACACTCTACCAAATTGGCAAAAGCGGAGGTAAGGGACCTTTGCCTATGTGGCTGGCCCCGTCCAGGGATGTGATTCTGACGGCCCTTCAGAAAGCCGTTCCCGGTCAAGCTCTCAACGTGCCCCTGCAGCAATGGCAACCGATGTCTTGGTGGAGAGCTCCGCTCTTAAGGCAGCTTGTCACGTTTGGAAGGCTGCAACGTGTGCAAGCCATTCAGAATGACGCCTGGCAAAATGCCGCAGGAACCCTTGTAACAGGTCTGACCACGCCTCATTGGGCTTCCTTCCGAACACAACTCCAGGCCAACACGGAAAGAATCGCCGAAGTGCGACTCCAGGAAATCGCCACTACCCAGATGCTTCGGTACTTGGTTGGAGATAATGGCCAACAGGGCTTGTTGGGTGCGTTGGAAAGCCTTTCGAAAGCGGCCAATGCATTGCGACAAAGCATGGAGGGAGATGCTGCTATTGGAGAGATCACCCTTTTGGTGCAAGACGTAGCCGCTGCCCACGCCCAGCAGCAGCAGTTTGCGCAGAATCTTTCCCATGAGCTTGAACAGTACCGGGACACTCTCCGTCAACTTCTTAGAGAAAGAAAAGAAATTTACGACTCAATGGTTCAACAAGCTGCCTTGGACGGTCAGAGCTTGGCTCACGCCATTCTCGACCAAATTCGAGCCATCCATGACTCTAACACTCAGGGTTCGGCAACAGATGGTGAGAATGGCAAGAACCTCTAAGGGGCCGGCTTCTCGGGTTTAGGAAATCTCACGCAAACACGAAGACCGCCAGGAGAGACATGCTCTCCCGGCGGTCTTTGTATTGGAAACAATCCGGAGAAAAAATCGGCCATCCCTGGCGTTGGTTTTTTTAACACTCCCTCGAAGCCCGTTACCACATAGAGAGAGCTGTGTCGGCGCTTCTCCCATAGCTTGGCTCAGCGGAAACGCCTCAACCAATAGCGCGCAAACGGTACGCCAAGAGAAAAGCAACCCTACGGTCAGGCTTACGAGGGGCTCCGCTCCAGCACAAATCCTTGGCCCAACGCAAAGCCACCACAGGGAAGGGAAGGTGGAAAACAGGCTTTTTCAAGAGCCGTGGGGGCGCCGGCATCCATGGGGAGTGTGCCTCATGCACAACTGAGAACTGGGCATGCAAAGAGCGCAAACCCAAAAGAACCAACCCCTTTCCAAAGGGAACCGCGAAATTCCCAAAGACCAGACTACATCCAAGCAGGCAGCCGGGTAAGCGAGCGTATACAAGCAAGCGAAGCGGCAAGGAATGAACAGGCAGAAGGGGGAGACGGCGGGAGTGTTGAAAGCGTAAGACAAAACACTTGCATAATCCACAAGGGCAAACAGGGAGTAGTCCAGAGAAGAACGTTGGGGAAAGGGTCGAAAACAAAGCCGATCGACATGGGAGAGAGAAGAAGCACCAAGGTTGAAAATTCTTTTTCCGAACAACCCGAAGCCGACGCCCCAGGCAGCCTATCCGACCTTCGGGTTCTCGAAGGTCGAAACCAGAAACTTCCCACCGCCAGGGATGGTTAAGGGAGCTTATCCGGATTGGCCTTGTCTGCCGGATGCCGTTCCTTTCTCCACGGGATAGCCGATTCTAAAAGCTAGGGGGAAACGAACTGCACGTCCAGTTTGAGGTTTGGAGGGAAGCAAGCGCCCGAGGGGAGGAGTCCCGCCACTGGGCGCAAAAAATGAAATAAGCACTGGTGCGTGCACGGACTTTTCGCGATTGCTCAAAGTTTTTCAGGAACGATCCGTCGTTTGGCGGGTTGAGATTCGAACAGGTACTAACCATTTCCTCGTTCCGTGTTCTTCTGCCGTGTTTGAGGCGAAGAACACGGTGAACCCCAAGATCTTTGCTCCATCTTGGCCCCGAAAAAGGGTTCCTGCGAGTCGGCCGGAAAAGTGGACAAACGACGGTGATCCTACCGATCACCTCATCCCAGGGGGGTATGAGGTCCAATTCACGGAGAATAGCTGGCGGGGTTGTCCTGGCATTGTGGCTAGGGACATTGTGTGCCCACTGTGAACAACTGCAGCAAGAAGAACTATCCGCAAGAGCCTCATCGGGGATGACAGAGC
This Candidatus Methylacidithermus pantelleriae DNA region includes the following protein-coding sequences:
- a CDS encoding TrbI/VirB10 family protein, which encodes MWDRKGLLLALAGLLGVGTVFFLLPLIPLKDFCRRIVTEAFVTYHHMEVLGKGSVSAKKTEPQRPTKPAKIEKVLIEKGKETPLSGVIPQTMAPEAPPPKPPAPPVAITSPSFGKKIALNPGDTPSPDREAPVPRGLMTQTPLAEGGSSSPQHVVTRWKAKRYLFRNLSDTALTGTTGTEEKGDFSSINPQTFAPRGEMIEAALVNCAFSSNTEIDVVGAVWLPFYFQGHLLLEPGCRLLGTASRGKLRDRMRVRFDHIILKDGRSLPIDGVALHTDGTEGIKGYVISEWAKRIIAPMTAELGQSFLYALQYQSYTYTMTPLGPYGVPKDQSMTGAYQYAGTYGGISALQKIQELLVEDLEEYRPYVFVPAGTRFRVYLRKYVDVSQADYGK
- a CDS encoding ParB/RepB/Spo0J family partition protein, whose translation is MSLKGKQTKKETKPTFSAFDASDIERVPINVLQPAGWNPRTTLDPQAIRDLAKSIGSCGLQQPIVVRKKPDGKYEIVAGERRWRALQLLGATEVPAIVREVDDLDALKIQIAENVQRESLNPIEESEALKRLQETGKLLIKEVAETIGKHRDYVSRMLLLNRLPEAAKNAVRAGKITARLGWTIARIPVEHIRAKAAAEALQKDWDSKKIELWVRSNFTLKLKQACFPLHSEDLVPGEPSCVACPKRVGNAKDLYPETDDEWICTDPECFAKKRDAYWQLRCSRAEAEGMEVLSEDESFREFSPGTTRLRKTSEYADLDTQCSWDPQGRLWSTLLAEDLVKDPDKKKKKRLRVFLARSPMGTIHTLVLKREALYCLKSRNYQFAKDLWAAVEEERIQQERQNQYKEFIQMSVSSLVYEAAQKVANGADVPIEDLLVWCATSILPREISETILARHRIEWSPEENPNPFANEKRRETLLALLLDLLVMAKLASEPLTDVPAIVRELCTRLDLDLTKAEQEIRHIQDQKPAVRVGQKPQARAKHDVA